tatatattaatataaaaatcgATGATAATATGTTTTATATGAGAATGAAACGTAGTCTAGATAAGTTATAGTAACATAGGAGCTTCAACAGATAGATAACGTAGATTGATGTGAAAGTTCTATCATTAGCATTACTTGTCCAATCAATATTAACAAAGACACAAAGGAGAATGAATGTTTCCGAGAGAGAAATGCATGATTTAGGAGCTTTAACTAATAGATAATATAGATTGATGTGAAAGTTTCATTATTAGCATTACTTATCCAATCAATATTAACAAAGACACGAAGGATAAATGTTTTTGAGGGAGAAATGCATGATTTAAAGTGTTTTTGGGGTATCGATACAATTCAATGCAAATCAACGATGAACTATAATGGGTTACTAACAGTAAATAAAATATCTGAATGGATAACGAATAAGTATCGGAAAGAATATATTATTGACTAATCAAAATCAAGATTCTACTATAATGTTTAgtcttgtatatatttctacatcTCCATTTTTTTCTCATAAAGGTAGCAAAAAAGATAATACAGAGAAGCAAATGATCATATTTATTAAATACTACTTGTTTTTTGAAATTTTAATAAGGTAATATAAAATACGTTTAAATATGATTTACAATAATATTAACATAACATGTTCCCAAATAACACGATCGCCTATCCCTCACAAGAAGTTATCTTGATCCGGCTTGGGCGACGTCAACAGCGCAGTATAGAGCCGAAGCTTCTCCTCCCCCAGCGAGGAGCACCGCGACAGAGGCCTTCGTGGTCGTATGAAGGAGAGCGACGTGAGGGTCTTCCGGTGCTTGTACCTCCGCCACGCAAGCTGCACCGCCACCGCCGCCCACGTCCGCCATCCGGGCGAGTAGTACCGTGCGCTCCTCTTCACCTTCTCGTTGGTGAACGTGTACCTGAAGTGCTGCGTCACGTACTTCACGTCGTCAGCTTCCAGCCCGAACGCCTCTGTCGGCTCCAGGGTTACCAGCGTCGAGGAAGACGGCGGCAGTCGCTCCACGAACGGCCTCCGCAGGCACCATGACAGGAGCTCGTCGCCACTGAAGTTTCCAGGCCCCAGCATGCAGCAGCTCCTGATGCCATCTCGCAGGGCTTGACTGCTCTGCAAGTGCCCTCTCACTACGAACAGCATTCTCCGGACCGGATCACCTTCTCTGGCAATCTGATGACCACAACGGGAGAGCAGCTAATGATCGAGGAAGACATGGTAACGAAGAATAAGAGAGACGCTTAGTCAGGTATGTTCATGTGCTCACCACTTCCCCTTTAGGGAAGATGAGAGACTTCAGCCTATCACAGATGTTCTCGAGCACCAGTTCATCCATGTGTTGGAACAAAGGGACCTGCATCGATTGCACTTCGATCACCTCTCTGCCATCTCCAAATCTTCAACTTCTGATAAGCATTACCTGCCGAACGAGATCAAGGCAGAGGTGATACTTGATGTCCCTCCTCAGCCCGTCCGGGAAATTTCGGATCATCTCGCACTCATCCACTCCTCTCGTCGCTGCCCACCTCTGCCGCTCGTACTGCCGCACTCTCTGCCTGATCCCCTGCGTCAAGTTCCTCCTCTTCATCCACCACTCCACGCTCCGGATCCGCAAGTGCATCGCCTGCTTCTTCGACGTAGTCGCGTGTAGAAATACCTGCAATCGATCAATCATGTACCGTCTCAAATCACCAATACAACAAGATTTGTTTGTTCATATAGTCTTCATACCTTGATGTTTCCTATGAGCATGGTGACCAGAATGAGACCGCTTGTGATTATGATGATGTTGAAGACAATTTCTAGCCACTCCGTGGTGCTCTCCAAGTTGCCAAAAGTGCTGAAAGAAGAGACGCCTTCAGGCATCAACGGAGTGATCCCTAAGGAGAAAAGAAGAGACTGACCTCAGAGTCATTAGGCCCCAAAAGATGGGGAGGAGTATCTTCTCCAGCCGGTTAGTGTTAGTAACCAGAGAAACGGTCCACTTGTAGGCTCCGTACTGGAAATGGTCACTGCTATCGAGGCATCTAGTCTTTGCTTCCAAGTTCTTGGCCCAATCCAACCTGGCTTCATCCCTTGTTCTTGTTGCCGCACCATAGTAGATGGGATCCATGCAAGCCATTGTTTTTGGACCACATCCTTTTACCCGGCTGCATTGCACTCTCAGGCATTTCTCTGCCCTCTGTATTCCCAGCAGGTACCAACACGCACCCACAGCCTATCATAACAACACCAAAGCGATCGTTTAATATGATCACAACGATCTGCAGATGTTTGTATTCGTTTTCAGGATTTCACAGGTTAATATCAGAGGTAAGGGAAGGATACCGACATGTGATGCGACGAAGTAGACCATCAAGTTTAGAGCAATTCCCCACCAAATAGTCCCAAACACATATCCTGAGAAGTTCTGCATGCGACGCAGGATGCAGACGGAGTGGTAGATCTTTGGAAGGTACTCGAAGAGGAACGTTATCAGGAAGACGGTCATCACTGTTGTCGTTGCTCCTCGCCGTAGCAGCGCCGGAGCTCCCACCCATGTGACGATCTGCATCATTGTTTTTGGCTATTAGTTACACATCTTGCAAGACTATGATTTCTACCGAGTTTTAGCTCCCATTAATCGATATCTTTACCTAAAAACCATGAATTTTGGGTCAAACAGGAAAACTTCATCAACCATCTCTTGCATCACTGACATGTAGTTATTGCTAACTCTGTAAATTGCTTCCGCATCCTAAACTGTTGTGTGTTAACTTAGATCTGATTTAGCATCCTTGTGTGGTAAATCCAGCAAGTTCTCATGTGAGATGTTCTTGCCGTACGATTAATCATTGTAGTAGAAACGATGCAGCTAATTTATCTTAATGCCATACGATAGACAAAGAGGCAGTGTCCAGGAAGTATCACCTGCATCACAGGGAGAACAACAAAGATATCCAAGAAGAAGCCCCTCTTAGATTTCACGTAGATCGGCATGAAATTTCCCCCTCCACCTTTCTCGCCTTTCTCTTCCCCCTCGGATCGCTTAGCGCCGTAGGCCATCTTAAGCTGCAACCATGTGTTCCAGACGTGCATGGCGTCGATCATGCACCGCAAGGCCGTCACGGTGACGGCGAACCATCCGTCGACGAAGATGCACTTCAAGGCGCCGCTCACCGATAACGTGTAGAAGAAGAGTGGATCCACGATCAGTCCCAGAGCACAGGCGAGGAGGTAGATACGGTTCCACTCCCGGACCCATTTAGTGCAGGGGTCCAAAGCCCAACCATGCAGCCATCTTCCCCTGTGAGAGTCACAAGCTCCGGTGGATTCACTTGGCTTGTTCTGGCTTCCATCCTCCTCAGTTTCCTCGTGGGAGCGACTGCTTGACTCTTCACTCGACATGCGGATTTAGAGCTCCTACTAGATAGGAGACTGTGTGAAGACCGAGTAAGAGGAGGAGGGAAACTGAAGAAGGGGGCGAGGAGCTCTGTGCACAACAAAATGCTATTGAATCGGCCTACTGAAGTTGTCCTTGTGAGGCAGAGGCTGACTCACTCTCATAACAGAGTCAACGAGATCATACGGATTTATCCTTCATGAAACCATATAATTTGGGATTGTTATCTTGGTGGATTCTCACTgagatgcatatatatatatcacgtgAGTCTCTCCTGTACCATAGGCCCAAGTCATCTGACTCAAAATGTGCTTGTTGTCGATCTGTAGCAGACGGCTGCTTCATAGTGAAAATGGCCAGTAAAAAGATATTTGTTTCAATCAAACAAGATATTAGAGTTCCTAATAAGAACAGTACTACACGGAGGTGATAAAGATGAACTTTGCTACTCTCAGGATCTGTGCCATCATCAACGTGATGGTCATCAATGGGAGACAATCATTGAGCATCGGCTGTCCCTCCTAGCCATCGTTTCCAGAAACGAAGAGCAAAACCAAAACCAAGATAAGGACGTGGCATTCATATCGTTTGTattctctgagagagagagagagagagataggacgTACGTGGTCTGCGGCCAAAGAAGACAGTTTCCGAGcagcttcctcccttttgtttgctTGCACATCAGATCGATGATTGCTCACGGCCTCTCGTTTCTTCACAAGTTGGCGAAGTTGGCGGTGGCCGAATCGATGCGGTACGGCACGATCCACTGTGGGGAGCTTTTGGCGGATACGGTGTCTCGCGTCTGTTTCCGGTGGTGTGGCCGGACATCCATGTGTGTCTCGGTCGCGAGCGcagcttccttccttttgtttgctTGCACATCAGATCGATCGTCGCTCACCACCGCCTCTCGTTTCTTCACAAGATGGCGAAAGTTGGCGATGGCCAAATCGATGCTGTACGGCACAATCCACTGTGGGGCGTTTTTGCGGATACGGTGTCTCGCGTCTGTTTCCGGCGGTGTGGCCGGACATCCATGTGTGTCTCCGTCGTGAGCGCGAAcgcgcgatatatatatatatatatatacacgccaTTGTTCTGAGGAACTCGATGATTGATCTTTATATATACTAAACTCTGTGCTCAATTGGCTTTAAATTTAGATTAGGTATAAAAGAAACATGAAGCAGATGTTTATGATTTTATATAAAAGAATAATATAGAAGATGACATATACGAAACAATAAGATACAAGTATTATTCATCAGCATATCTGTCATCTCAATTTCATTCATAAAGCCATACGTCATATACAGTCACAGAGATCATGACCTACACTTCCATTGGAACCTGATATCAAATTCTCAATTATAAATGCTGTTGGCATTAAAATATTCCCCAGTTTATGTGGTGTGTGGGGATCTATAGGTTGCACAAGCAACTCATTGCGTTAGTTTCATGAAAGAAGTCAAACGTCTAATATTTCACTGGTCAAACTATACTTCTTAACTGCAAGTATATATTGGCACCTAATCTTTTATTAAAGGTATGCATAATTCCATAAAATCATAGCAATTATATTCTAAATCCATATATATTTAAATTCAATTAATGGGTAATAACAATTTGATCAACCTCGGCTTCCCTGGGAAGACAAACTTGTCCACCGTCAGATTTTGAGATTTCACGCATCTTGACGTCCTCTGTCGGCTTAGCCCCCTTGGAGAATCACACCATGTTGCGTGAGCTACTACTACCCTCATGTGGAGGGACCCACACTCGTGGGCCCACCATACATCATCTTTGCCCTAGAGTCGGAAGGATCCCCTCCAACTCCTCATCTCTCTGAGGTCCGACTACACACCGACAGAGCGGTGATGGGAGAGTAGATAGCAGAATCGGAGGAGAAGCAGAATGCGTTAGACTTGGAGAGAATCCTCGCTCCTCTATCTCATCAGTTCCCTAATAATAAAACTAAACCATAAAGAACAAAAAGTACTTCTGTTACTCACTGTAGCGGAACCCACCACGCTTACCCCGAAACGTGCCTGGCGTGGCACCCGCCAGACCGGGATCTTGAATGGGCCCCGCTACTTGTCACGCCGGTTGATCAAGGCGGGTGAACGCACCTCCGACGAAAAAAGTACGGATGCAAAGAAAATATAAACCGAAAGGTAAAACCCACGCAAAAAAAAAACCCGGAGTGTCGCGGCGGCCGCCTCTTTTGGTGTCCATACGGATCACAAAATTCTTTGATCTATTGATCTCCTAATACTTTCTCCAATTGACTCCATTCCGTTCCTTCCCTCGGCCGCCGATTCTCCTCCTTCCACCGGATCCTACTGTGTCATCGGCTCCGCATCCTCTCGAGGTTCTCCGTATTCTGATCTGATTAGATCTGCATGCATCTGGTCTTGATTTCCTTTTACTTGCTTATATTTTTTTTCGCCCTAGTTTCGGTCGGATTTTGATGCTGATGATTGCCTTTTCTTCTGATTAAGGGATGTAGTGATTAGTGTCTGGTTGGTCTAGATTTCTACTTGACTTGTAGGGCTTAAAGTCGATCTATCTATGTTCAGAAAGACGTGGGCAGAGTGGTTCAGACCTTTCATAGTATGTTGATCAACAATATAAGCTAGGTTTGAGGAGTGATGTTTATTATGTAGCCTTGGCTGCTGCGAGGATATGATGCGTACCCAGTACATCGATTCCAACTCTGTTGGATGCTATTTGCGCAATTCATGATCCTGGTAACGTTTTAAGTTTGCTACTAGGAGTGGGAAGAAAGGAATATCTTCGGTGAAAGGATATACAGAATGTAACATCAAAAGGTTTTTGAAAGGATTTCAGGATTAAAACGTTTATTTCATAAGTTGTCACGTTGTCCAATATATAAAACCCCCAAAAAGAATATCAAGGATGATCATATCCTACGCCACTGATAAGTATCGAAGATTTTGCTTGAATTCGTCTCATGGTCAGGGGCCCCTGGTAGAGATCCTTAACTTTAAATGTTTGGTCATGATGACACCAGTGGTCTTTAGCTATGTGAAATAATTGGTAAATTTTGTTTACTACGGGAATTGGAGACTGAAGCCAATCCCAGATGCATGATTGCCCATTCTGTTTGCACAAACTATGACTACGGTGATGGTGCTGTCTGTGGCAACAAGTGCACAACCATTTTCGAAAAAAATGCTTTTTTCTTttgtgatcttgtatataaaattAGTGTAATCGCCAGAAAattttccccttactataaatcAAATTACTATAATTAATGTGTCACTttatttgaattattcatttcctTGTTTGTGTAATATGTGAattaattaaatttgatttctttAATCGTGTGGACAAGTTATGAATTTAATCattgattaaataatttaaaaaatattaatttatttat
The window above is part of the Musa acuminata AAA Group cultivar baxijiao chromosome BXJ1-1, Cavendish_Baxijiao_AAA, whole genome shotgun sequence genome. Proteins encoded here:
- the LOC103978489 gene encoding cyclic nucleotide-gated ion channel 4, producing MSSEESSSRSHEETEEDGSQNKPSESTGACDSHRGRWLHGWALDPCTKWVREWNRIYLLACALGLIVDPLFFYTLSVSGALKCIFVDGWFAVTVTALRCMIDAMHVWNTWLQLKMAYGAKRSEGEEKGEKGGGGNFMPIYVKSKRGFFLDIFVVLPVMQIVTWVGAPALLRRGATTTVMTVFLITFLFEYLPKIYHSVCILRRMQNFSGYVFGTIWWGIALNLMVYFVASHAVGACWYLLGIQRAEKCLRVQCSRVKGCGPKTMACMDPIYYGAATRTRDEARLDWAKNLEAKTRCLDSSDHFQYGAYKWTVSLVTNTNRLEKILLPIFWGLMTLSTFGNLESTTEWLEIVFNIIIITSGLILVTMLIGNIKVFLHATTSKKQAMHLRIRSVEWWMKRRNLTQGIRQRVRQYERQRWAATRGVDECEMIRNFPDGLRRDIKYHLCLDLVRQVPLFQHMDELVLENICDRLKSLIFPKGEVIAREGDPVRRMLFVVRGHLQSSQALRDGIRSCCMLGPGNFSGDELLSWCLRRPFVERLPPSSSTLVTLEPTEAFGLEADDVKYVTQHFRYTFTNEKVKRSARYYSPGWRTWAAVAVQLAWRRYKHRKTLTSLSFIRPRRPLSRCSSLGEEKLRLYTALLTSPKPDQDNFL